AGCCCGCGCATCCGAAGCTCAGTCGGGCAAATTCTTTCCAACGCTGAAAAACTGTTATACAGTAATGCAGAGGCGGAGCTTCCGTCCACGTGACGACAGGAGTGATCATGGTTGATCTGACATCCTTCTCCGCGCTGAGCTTCGACGTGTACGGCACGCTCATCGACTGGGAAGCCGGCATCTCGAAGGTGCTCAAGCAGTGGGCGCAGGCACACGGCTCAGACCTCGACGATGAGGCGCTGCTGCTGGCCTATGCCGACAACGAGTCGGCCGTCGAGCGCGAATATCCGTCGCTCGCCTACGCGGAGGTGCTGCAGGCGGCGTTCCGTCGCACCGCATCCGACCTCGGCCTGCCCGTCACCGACGAAGAGGTGCAGGTGCTCGGTCGCTCGGTGCCCGAGTGGCCCGCGTTCGACGACACGCACGAGGCGCTCACGCGACTCAAACGGCACTACAAGCTCATCATCCTCTCGAACGTGCACCAGCAGGGCGTCGACGGCTCGATCAAGCGCATGGACGTCGAGTTCGACCAGGTGAACACCGCCGAGAAGATCGGCTCGTACAAGCCGAACCCCCGCAACTTCGAGGTGCTCGTCGAGAACCTCGGTGAGCTCGGCCTCGAAAAGCAGCAGCTGCTGCACGTCGCCCAGTCGCTGTTCCACGACCACGTGCCTGGCAAGAACGCCGGCCTCGACTCGATCTGGATCAACCGTCGCCACGACCGGCCGGGCTGGGGCGCCACCCCCGACCCCAAGGTCGGGGTGACGCCCGACGGCGAGTACAAGTCGCTCGCCGATTTCGCCGACGCGGTTGACGCCGCCTTCGCAGCAAAGGCCTAATCACATGGCAATTCTCAAGCTCGACAACGTACCCACCCAGCTGTTCATCGGAGGCGAGTGGGTCGACGCAGCCACCGACTCGCTCATCGACGTCATCAACCCGGCCACCGGCGAGGTCATCGCCCGCGTCGCCGACGCGAGCCCCGAGGACGGGCGTCGCGCGGCCGATGCAGCGAACGCGGCGCAGGAGGCGTACGCGGCGATGACCGCGCAGCAGCGCTCGCAGATTCTGTTCAAGGCCCATGCCCTGCTGCTCGAGAGCAAGGACGAGCTCGCGGCGATCATGACCGCCGAGATGGGCAAGCCCTTCGCCGAGGCCAAGGGCGAGATCGACTACTCGGCCGGCTACCTGCAGTGGTACGCGCAGGAGGGTCTGCGCGTACAGGGCTCGCACGGCCAGTCGCCGAGCGGCCGCGGGCAGATCGTGCTCAGCCGCGAGCCCGTTGGCGTCTCGCTGCTCATCACGCCGTGGAACTTCCCGCTTGCGATGGGCGCGCGCAAGATTGCGCCGGCGATCGCGACCGGCTGCGCCGTCGTCGTGAAGCCGGCCGAGAAGACGCCGCTCACCATGCTGTTCCTCGCGCGCCTGTTCGAGCGGGCGGGGCTGTCCGCCGGCGCGCTCAACGTCGTGACGACCTCGGCGTCGGGCAAGCTCACGGCGCCGATACTTGCGGACGGCCTCGTGCGCCACCTCTCGTTCACTGGCTCGACGAAGGTCGGCAGCCTGCTGCACAACCAGTGCTCGGCGCATATGATTCGCACCTCGCTCGAACTCGGCGGCAACGCGCCGTTCATCGTGTTCGAAGACGCCGACCTCGACAAGGCGGTCGTCGAGGTGACCGCGGCCAAGATGCGCAACATGGGCGAGGCCTGCACGGCTGCCAACCGCATCCTGGTGCACGAGAGCATCGCCGAGGAGTTCGGCCAGCGCCTCACCGAGCGATTCGCGCAGTTCACGGTCGGCAACGGCCTCGAGGACGGCGTCGACGTCGGCCCGATGATCGATCAGGCGAGCAGCGACCGGCTGCAGGGCCTCGTCGACAACGCCGTCGCGGGTGGCGCGCGCGTGCTCATCGGCGGAGAACTGCCCGAGGGCCCGGGGTCGTTTTACCCGCCAACCGTGCTCGCGGATGTGCCGCGCGACGCCGAGCTCACCTGCACCGAGCTGTTTGGTCCGGTCGCGCCGATCATCACGTTCACCGACGAGGATGACGCCGTCGCGATCGCGAACGACACCGAGTACGGCCTCGCCGGGTACCTCATGACGAACGACCTCGCCCGCGCGATGCGCGTCTCGCGCAAGCTCGAGATCGGCATGGTCGGCATCAACTCGGGCATCATCTCGGATGTCGCGGCGCCCCTCGGCGGCGTCAAGGCCTCGGGACTCGGCCGCGAGGGCGGCATCCTCGGCATCGACGAGTTCCTCGAGTACAAGTACACGTTCATCCCGAACGAGTAGCCGGGCGGCGGTGGCGACCGAGCGGGCCGGATAGAATGCGAGCATGCGTGCAGCCGAGGACTTTCGAGCCGGGCTGCGCGACTCGCTTCCGGTCGCCCTGGGGTACGTGCCGCTCGGCATCTCCTACGGCATGTTCGCCCACTCGGTCGGCTTGCCCTGGTGGCTCGCGACCCTGACGGCGCTCGTCATCTACGCGGGCTCGATGGAGTTCGTCGCCGCCGGGATGCTCGTGGCCGGCGCGCCGCTCGCCACGGCCGCGACCACGGCACTCTTCGTCAACTCGCGCCACCTCGTCTACGGCCTCAGCGTGCCGCTCGAACGGGTGCGAAACCCGCTGCTGCGCGCCTACGCGATCCACGCGCTCACCGACGAGATGTACGCGGTCTGCATCTCGCTGCCGCGCGACGCGCTCACGGGCCCGCGGCTGGTGGCGATTGCCGCATCCGCCCAGTTCTACTGGGTGTTCGGCACGACTGTCGGAGCCGTGTTCGCGACGCTCGTGCCGTTCGATCTCTCGTTCATGGGCTTCGCCATCGTCGCGCTGTTCGTGATTCTCGCGATCAACGCGGCGAAGGCGTCGGGGGAGTGGGCGCTGCTCGGCGTCGGCCTCGCGCTCGCGGTCGTCGCGGCGTTCGTGGCGCCCGAGGCGATGATGTTCGCCGGCCTCATCGCCTACTGCGTCGTCGCGATCGGCGTCGTGATCGTGCGCCGCCGGCGGGGCATCCACGCGACGACCCAGCCGAACCGCACGATGCCCGGCACGACGATCCCGGCGCACACCCGCGAAACTCCGATCATCGGCGAAGGCGCCCAAGGTGAGGAGGGCCGCCCGTGAACCCGTGGCACACCGCAGCATTGCTCGCCGTCATCTGGGCCGTCACCTTGGCCCTGCGCGCCGCGCCGTTCGCGGCGTCGCGCTGGCTGCGCGAGAACGACTTCGTGCGCGACCTCGGTCTACTGCTGCCGGTCGGCGTCATGGCCGTGCTCGTCGTCGGCATGCTGCAAGACACCCCGTGGTCGGGCTGGGGCTGGGTACCGTCGATCGCCGGCGTCGGGGTCACCGCGGCGCTCCACTTTTGGCGTGACAGCGTGCTGCTCAGCCTCGTCGGCGGCATCGCCGCCTACGGCGTGCTGCTCTTGGTCGTGCCCTAGCTGCTGAGCCATGGCGGCTGGCAGCGGTGATTCCTCATTGCCGCAGGTCCACGGGTACGGGTGCGCCCTGCGGACAAGGTAGTTTGAGACAGCGAAGCTGAGGTCTCAGCGCCTGCGTCAGTGAGCTCAACTTGCCCTCGCCCCGTGTTGTTTGCCCTGACGCCCCGCGCGCGTCGTCGCATCATGCCGGTCACGTGCCAGATTTCTTGGAGCAGCAGCTGTGCCTACGTCAACCACTCGCCGCGAACGGCTCCGCGCCGCTGCGCGGACCTTCGTCCCCAAGATCAGCACGGGGCGTCTGCCGCCGATGACGACGGCCATTCAGCTCGGCTTCGCGGCGTTTCTCGGCCTTGCCGTCGCGTCCTTTTTCTTCAGCGGTACGCAGCAGCGAAGTGCAACGGCGCTCGTTACGGGTGTCGTGGTGGTCGGGATCGCGACCGTCGTGACATTTCTCGCTGCCCGACTGCGCAAGTGGGAGCACAGCATCCTCGTGATCACCGTGCTCGACTTCGTGGCTCTCGGGCTGTGTCGCTACGGCACGCTGCCCGACGGCGGGGCGTTGTCGGTGGCGGCGTTTTACCCGGCGATTTGGCTGACCCTCACGTACCGCACCCGCGGCTTGGTACTGGCCACCGTGCTCGCGGTCGTCACCGTCACGGCTCCGACCTTGGCGATCCGCGCAGAGGGGCTGACCCTCGCACACGTCATCGTCGCGGCGGCGCTGCCCCTTTCGGTATTCCTCGGCGGCCGATTCGTGCTCGGCATGACTGAACGCCTGCATGCATCGCTCGCCAACCAGTCGCGGCTTGCCGCGATGAGCCGGGAGTCTTCGGGACTGCTGCAGTCGACGCTCAACAACATCGACATTGCCGTCAATCTGATTGATGACCGGGGCGGAACCGTCGTGCGGAACGAGGCAGCGGACCGGCTCATCCGGCAATACGGAAGCGACGACGGTGACGGCCTCCACGCGCTCGTGAGCATCGATGGGTACTTCCCCGACGGGGTGACACCGTATCGGCCAAGTCAGAGCCCGATTCGACGGGCAATGCTCGGCGAAACGATCCACGATCAACTCGTCTTGCTCGGCGAACCCGGCGAGCAGCAGCAGGCCATGGCGGTGAGCGCATACCCCTTGGAAACCGAAGGCGCGCTGCAGGGCCACGTCATGGTCGTCGCCGCGGATGTCACGTCCGTGCAGGACCTGCTGCGGCAGAGTGATTCCTTCGTGGCCTCGGTCTCGCATG
The Gulosibacter sediminis genome window above contains:
- a CDS encoding haloacid dehalogenase type II, whose amino-acid sequence is MVDLTSFSALSFDVYGTLIDWEAGISKVLKQWAQAHGSDLDDEALLLAYADNESAVEREYPSLAYAEVLQAAFRRTASDLGLPVTDEEVQVLGRSVPEWPAFDDTHEALTRLKRHYKLIILSNVHQQGVDGSIKRMDVEFDQVNTAEKIGSYKPNPRNFEVLVENLGELGLEKQQLLHVAQSLFHDHVPGKNAGLDSIWINRRHDRPGWGATPDPKVGVTPDGEYKSLADFADAVDAAFAAKA
- a CDS encoding NAD-dependent succinate-semialdehyde dehydrogenase; protein product: MAILKLDNVPTQLFIGGEWVDAATDSLIDVINPATGEVIARVADASPEDGRRAADAANAAQEAYAAMTAQQRSQILFKAHALLLESKDELAAIMTAEMGKPFAEAKGEIDYSAGYLQWYAQEGLRVQGSHGQSPSGRGQIVLSREPVGVSLLITPWNFPLAMGARKIAPAIATGCAVVVKPAEKTPLTMLFLARLFERAGLSAGALNVVTTSASGKLTAPILADGLVRHLSFTGSTKVGSLLHNQCSAHMIRTSLELGGNAPFIVFEDADLDKAVVEVTAAKMRNMGEACTAANRILVHESIAEEFGQRLTERFAQFTVGNGLEDGVDVGPMIDQASSDRLQGLVDNAVAGGARVLIGGELPEGPGSFYPPTVLADVPRDAELTCTELFGPVAPIITFTDEDDAVAIANDTEYGLAGYLMTNDLARAMRVSRKLEIGMVGINSGIISDVAAPLGGVKASGLGREGGILGIDEFLEYKYTFIPNE
- a CDS encoding AzlC family ABC transporter permease → MRAAEDFRAGLRDSLPVALGYVPLGISYGMFAHSVGLPWWLATLTALVIYAGSMEFVAAGMLVAGAPLATAATTALFVNSRHLVYGLSVPLERVRNPLLRAYAIHALTDEMYAVCISLPRDALTGPRLVAIAASAQFYWVFGTTVGAVFATLVPFDLSFMGFAIVALFVILAINAAKASGEWALLGVGLALAVVAAFVAPEAMMFAGLIAYCVVAIGVVIVRRRRGIHATTQPNRTMPGTTIPAHTRETPIIGEGAQGEEGRP
- a CDS encoding branched-chain amino acid transporter permease; amino-acid sequence: MNPWHTAALLAVIWAVTLALRAAPFAASRWLRENDFVRDLGLLLPVGVMAVLVVGMLQDTPWSGWGWVPSIAGVGVTAALHFWRDSVLLSLVGGIAAYGVLLLVVP
- a CDS encoding sensor histidine kinase, which produces MTTAIQLGFAAFLGLAVASFFFSGTQQRSATALVTGVVVVGIATVVTFLAARLRKWEHSILVITVLDFVALGLCRYGTLPDGGALSVAAFYPAIWLTLTYRTRGLVLATVLAVVTVTAPTLAIRAEGLTLAHVIVAAALPLSVFLGGRFVLGMTERLHASLANQSRLAAMSRESSGLLQSTLNNIDIAVNLIDDRGGTVVRNEAADRLIRQYGSDDGDGLHALVSIDGYFPDGVTPYRPSQSPIRRAMLGETIHDQLVLLGEPGEQQQAMAVSAYPLETEGALQGHVMVVAADVTSVQDLLRQSDSFVASVSHELRTPLTSILGYVDLAMDELEQLRSDARNGAAATLPALVRDTPALEYIEVVQRNSEQLLKLVEDLLLEQRMRSGELHIARREFDLVAFARRVLDSLRPAASARGTQLRLVAPEQLTLNADKHRIAQVIDNLVSNAIKYGGDDGDVETRLTSDQVGVTLQVLDHGPGMTADELATLFTPFARGKRAIDSAQPGTGLGMSIVDRIVRAHGGTIQASSELGSGTTITVWLPHADERQDQ